The following are encoded together in the Salinibacterium sp. UTAS2018 genome:
- the gyrB gene encoding DNA topoisomerase (ATP-hydrolyzing) subunit B, with amino-acid sequence MTSTPENDVPESHIIANGHVAADSYGADQIQILEGLEAVRKRPGMYIGSTGPRGLHHLVYEVVDNSVDESLAGYCDTIGVWIRKDGSVRVRDNGRGIPVDLNQQEQKSTVEVVMTILHAGGKFGGGGYAVSGGLHGVGISVVNALSEEVDTEVHRQGYVWRMSFKNGVPTGPLKQGESSDQTGTQQTFWPSKETFETVEFDFETLRARFQQMAFLNKGLRITITDERGEEEVVESYMYERGLVDYVEYLNKTKKNELIHPDVIAFESEDTEKRISLEVAMQWTAGYSESVHTYANTINTHEGGTHEEGFRAALTTLVNRYAREKNIIKEKDENLSGDDVREGLTAVISIKLGEPQFEGQTKTKLGNTEAKAFVQRIAGQQLGDWFDRNPTQARDVIRKAIQASQARLAARKAREQTRRKGLLESSGMPGKLRDCSSKDPSLSEIFMVEGDSAGGSAVQGRNPEFQAILPLRGKILNVEKARLDRALGNAEVQAMITAFGAGVGEDFDPEKARYHKIVLMADADVDGQHITTLLLTLLFRYMRPLIDLGYVYLAQPPLYRLKWSNAQHQYVYSDAERDALTELGLSEGKRMPKDNGIQRYKGLGEMDYKELWETTMDPATRTLLQVTLDDAAAADETFSTLMGEDVESRRNFIQRNAKDVRFLDI; translated from the coding sequence ATGACATCGACGCCCGAAAACGACGTGCCCGAGAGCCACATCATTGCCAACGGTCATGTTGCCGCTGATAGCTATGGCGCCGATCAGATTCAGATCCTTGAGGGTCTTGAAGCTGTGCGTAAGCGCCCCGGTATGTACATCGGTTCCACTGGTCCCCGCGGTTTGCACCACTTGGTGTACGAAGTCGTCGACAACTCTGTTGATGAATCGCTGGCTGGCTACTGCGACACTATTGGTGTGTGGATCCGCAAGGACGGTTCCGTGCGCGTGCGAGACAACGGTCGCGGTATCCCGGTCGATCTGAACCAGCAAGAGCAGAAGTCGACTGTCGAAGTAGTCATGACGATCCTGCACGCTGGTGGAAAATTCGGTGGTGGCGGCTACGCCGTATCGGGTGGACTTCACGGTGTAGGTATTTCTGTCGTCAACGCGCTCTCTGAAGAAGTGGATACGGAAGTTCACCGCCAGGGGTACGTGTGGCGTATGAGCTTTAAAAACGGTGTTCCCACCGGCCCCCTAAAACAGGGCGAAAGTTCTGACCAGACCGGAACCCAGCAGACTTTCTGGCCGAGCAAAGAGACGTTCGAAACAGTTGAATTCGATTTTGAGACGCTTCGCGCCCGCTTCCAGCAGATGGCCTTCCTTAATAAGGGACTGCGCATCACGATCACTGATGAGCGCGGCGAAGAAGAAGTCGTCGAGAGCTACATGTACGAGCGTGGCCTTGTTGACTATGTCGAGTACCTGAACAAGACCAAGAAGAACGAGCTCATTCATCCGGATGTCATCGCGTTTGAATCCGAAGATACCGAGAAGCGCATCTCGCTTGAAGTCGCGATGCAGTGGACGGCTGGATATTCCGAAAGCGTTCACACCTACGCCAACACCATTAACACTCACGAAGGTGGAACACACGAAGAGGGTTTCCGCGCTGCGCTCACTACTCTGGTGAACCGTTACGCTCGCGAGAAAAACATCATCAAGGAAAAGGACGAAAACCTTTCCGGTGACGATGTTCGTGAAGGACTGACTGCGGTCATCTCGATCAAGCTCGGTGAACCTCAATTCGAGGGCCAGACCAAGACCAAGCTGGGCAACACCGAAGCAAAGGCATTCGTTCAGCGCATCGCCGGCCAGCAGCTCGGTGATTGGTTCGATCGCAACCCCACGCAGGCCCGCGACGTTATCCGCAAGGCCATCCAGGCCTCGCAAGCACGACTCGCTGCCCGTAAGGCGCGCGAACAGACTCGTCGAAAGGGACTGCTCGAATCGAGCGGAATGCCTGGAAAGCTGCGGGACTGCTCGAGCAAGGATCCTTCGCTCTCCGAGATCTTTATGGTCGAGGGCGATTCGGCCGGCGGCTCCGCCGTTCAGGGCCGTAACCCCGAGTTCCAAGCGATTCTTCCGCTGCGAGGCAAGATCCTCAACGTGGAGAAGGCGCGTCTTGACCGTGCTCTTGGTAATGCTGAAGTGCAGGCCATGATCACCGCGTTTGGTGCGGGTGTCGGCGAAGACTTCGACCCCGAAAAGGCTCGGTACCACAAGATCGTTTTGATGGCCGATGCTGACGTCGACGGCCAGCACATCACGACGCTGCTCCTGACGTTACTGTTCCGCTACATGCGTCCGCTCATCGATTTGGGCTATGTCTACTTGGCCCAGCCACCGCTATACCGCCTCAAGTGGAGCAACGCCCAGCACCAATACGTCTACAGCGATGCCGAGCGTGACGCTCTGACTGAATTGGGACTCTCTGAAGGCAAGCGCATGCCCAAGGACAACGGCATCCAGCGCTACAAGGGTCTTGGTGAGATGGACTACAAGGAACTGTGGGAAACCACCATGGACCCCGCCACTCGCACGCTTCTTCAAGTGACCTTGGATGACGCTGCCGCGGCCGACGAAACCTTCTCAACTCTCATGGGCGAAGACGTTGAATCTCGCCGAAACTTCATCCAGCGCAACGCTAAAGACGTCCGCTTCTTGGACATCTAG
- the gyrA gene encoding DNA gyrase subunit A, whose translation MADEETPKKTFEDAPVDDRHDKINQVDLQLEMQRSYLDYAMSVIVGRALPEVRDGLKPVHRRVIYAMYDGGYRPDKGFSKCTRVIGDVMGQFHPHGDSSVYDALVRLVQPWSLRYPLALGQGNFGSPGNDGAAAHRYTETKMAQLAMEMVRDIEEDTVDFQDNYDGRTQEPTVLPSRFPNLLVNGSVGIAVGMATNIPPHNLREVGEGALWHLANPDASKEELVEALIQRIKGPDFPTGAQILGVKGIQDAYRTGRGSITMRAVVNVEELQGRTCLVVTELPYQVNPDNLALKIADLVKDGKLAGIADIRDETSGRTGQRLVIVLKRDAVAKVVLNNLYKHTQLQENFGANMLAIVDGIPRTLSIDGFITEWATHQIEVIVRRTEFRLRKAEERAHILRGYLKALDALDEVIALIRRSPTVEDARNGLIELLDIDEIQARAILDMQLRRLAALERQKIIDEHDAIELEIVDFKAIIASKERQSNIVSEELTELLAKYGDDRRTEIMMGFDGDMSMEDLIPEEEMVVTVTRGGYVKRTRSDNYRSQHRGGKGVKGAQLRADDVVDHLFVTTTHHWLLFFTNTGRVYRAKAYELQEGGRDAKGQHVANFLALQPGEEIAQILDIRDYEQSTYLVLATRNGLVKKTAMAEYDTNRSGGIIAVNLREGDELVSAMLVENTDDVLLVSRKGMSIRFTASDEALRPMGRSTSGVMGMSFREDDQLLSASVVPESGFVFVVTEGGFAKRTAADQYRVQGRGGLGIKVAKLDGSRGDLAGALMVGDEDEVLVVLASGKVVRSSVAEVPAKGRDTMGVVFARFAAEDKIIAIARNSERNLDNKELEAGDDSVPSEDAPAGKDESVDE comes from the coding sequence ATGGCTGACGAAGAAACTCCGAAGAAAACCTTCGAAGACGCACCCGTAGACGACCGTCACGACAAGATCAACCAGGTTGATCTTCAATTGGAGATGCAGCGCTCGTACCTCGACTACGCCATGAGCGTCATCGTGGGTCGTGCGCTTCCTGAAGTGCGCGATGGCCTCAAGCCGGTGCACCGCCGCGTGATTTACGCGATGTACGACGGTGGCTACCGCCCAGACAAGGGCTTCTCCAAGTGCACCCGTGTCATCGGTGACGTCATGGGGCAGTTCCATCCGCACGGTGACTCGTCGGTCTACGACGCTCTTGTTCGTCTGGTCCAGCCGTGGAGCCTCCGCTATCCGCTGGCTTTGGGCCAGGGAAACTTCGGTTCTCCCGGAAACGACGGCGCCGCTGCTCACCGTTATACCGAAACCAAGATGGCTCAACTTGCCATGGAAATGGTTCGGGACATTGAAGAAGACACCGTCGACTTCCAAGACAACTACGACGGTCGCACGCAGGAACCCACGGTTCTCCCGAGCCGGTTCCCCAACCTGCTTGTCAACGGTTCGGTCGGTATCGCTGTCGGTATGGCCACGAACATTCCGCCGCACAACCTTCGCGAAGTGGGGGAGGGTGCCCTCTGGCACCTCGCTAACCCGGATGCTTCGAAGGAAGAACTTGTTGAGGCGTTGATTCAGCGCATCAAGGGACCAGACTTTCCGACTGGCGCCCAGATTTTGGGCGTCAAGGGAATTCAGGATGCGTACCGCACCGGTCGTGGATCGATCACAATGCGCGCCGTGGTCAACGTCGAAGAGCTTCAGGGTCGGACCTGCCTCGTCGTCACCGAGCTGCCGTATCAAGTCAACCCCGACAATCTGGCATTGAAAATTGCCGACTTGGTCAAGGATGGCAAGCTCGCCGGCATCGCCGACATCCGTGATGAGACGTCGGGTCGCACCGGCCAGCGCCTTGTCATCGTGCTCAAGCGCGACGCCGTTGCCAAGGTTGTTCTCAACAACCTCTACAAGCACACGCAGCTGCAGGAAAACTTCGGCGCGAACATGCTCGCGATCGTGGATGGCATCCCGCGCACGCTCTCGATCGACGGCTTCATCACGGAGTGGGCTACCCACCAGATCGAAGTTATTGTTCGCCGCACCGAGTTCCGTCTGCGCAAGGCCGAAGAGCGTGCCCACATTTTGCGTGGTTATCTCAAGGCTCTGGATGCTCTCGACGAGGTCATCGCGCTCATCCGTCGTTCGCCCACCGTCGAAGACGCCCGCAACGGCCTCATCGAGTTGCTCGACATTGATGAGATTCAGGCTCGCGCCATTCTCGACATGCAGCTTCGCCGGCTTGCCGCTCTTGAGCGTCAGAAGATCATCGATGAGCACGATGCCATCGAGCTCGAGATCGTAGATTTCAAGGCGATCATCGCGAGCAAGGAACGTCAGAGCAACATTGTCAGTGAAGAACTGACCGAACTCCTCGCCAAGTATGGCGACGATCGCCGCACCGAAATCATGATGGGTTTCGACGGCGACATGAGTATGGAAGATCTCATCCCCGAAGAGGAGATGGTGGTCACTGTCACGCGCGGCGGTTACGTCAAGCGCACGCGCAGCGACAACTACCGCAGTCAGCACCGCGGCGGCAAGGGTGTCAAGGGTGCCCAGCTGCGTGCGGATGACGTGGTCGATCACCTGTTCGTCACCACCACTCACCACTGGTTGCTGTTCTTCACCAACACCGGTCGCGTGTACCGCGCTAAGGCTTACGAGCTACAAGAGGGCGGCCGCGACGCGAAGGGGCAGCACGTTGCCAACTTCTTGGCGCTGCAGCCCGGTGAAGAGATCGCTCAGATTCTCGACATCCGCGATTACGAGCAGTCCACTTACTTGGTTCTCGCTACCCGAAACGGTCTCGTGAAGAAGACCGCCATGGCGGAATACGACACCAACCGCAGCGGCGGAATCATTGCCGTGAACCTGCGTGAGGGCGACGAACTCGTTTCGGCGATGCTCGTGGAAAACACCGACGATGTGTTGCTTGTTTCGCGCAAGGGAATGTCGATTCGCTTCACGGCATCCGATGAAGCATTGCGTCCCATGGGGCGATCAACCTCCGGCGTGATGGGTATGAGCTTCCGCGAGGATGACCAACTGCTGAGCGCCAGCGTTGTTCCCGAGAGTGGCTTCGTCTTCGTTGTTACTGAGGGTGGCTTTGCGAAGCGAACTGCCGCTGATCAGTACCGCGTGCAGGGGCGTGGTGGTTTGGGTATCAAGGTTGCCAAACTCGACGGATCTCGCGGCGATTTGGCGGGAGCTTTGATGGTCGGGGACGAGGATGAAGTGCTTGTGGTTCTTGCCAGTGGCAAGGTGGTACGCTCTTCTGTCGCTGAGGTTCCGGCCAAGGGCCGTGACACTATGGGCGTCGTTTTCGCTCGTTTCGCAGCGGAAGACAAGATCATCGCAATTGCGCGAAATAGCGAACGAAATCTAGACAACAAAGAACTTGAAGCTGGGGACGATAGTGTTCCGAGTGAAGATGCCCCTGCTGGGAAGGACGAGTCGGTAGATGAGTAG
- a CDS encoding DUF3566 domain-containing protein gives MSSVAEKLQRKSQRQTSVKQVRLKLVYIDFWSAVKFSFLVAISLGVVFVVATMLVWIVLNSTGIFGDIDNIFRDILSKEADFRITSSFGFGQVALFSIVIALLNTLVGTALGAIASMLYNFSVRLTGGILVGFTNN, from the coding sequence ATGAGTAGTGTCGCGGAGAAGTTGCAGCGCAAGTCGCAGCGCCAAACATCAGTGAAACAGGTTCGCCTCAAGCTGGTGTACATCGACTTCTGGTCGGCCGTAAAGTTCTCATTCCTGGTGGCAATTTCGCTCGGAGTGGTATTCGTTGTTGCGACGATGCTGGTGTGGATTGTTCTTAACTCCACCGGAATTTTCGGCGATATCGACAACATCTTCCGAGACATCCTTTCGAAGGAAGCCGACTTCCGAATCACGAGTTCGTTCGGGTTCGGGCAAGTCGCATTGTTCTCGATCGTGATCGCACTTTTGAACACTCTCGTGGGTACGGCGCTCGGTGCAATTGCGAGTATGCTTTATAACTTCAGCGTTCGACTGACCGGTGGAATCCTCGTGGGTTTCACCAATAACTAG